In Paenibacillus ihbetae, the following are encoded in one genomic region:
- a CDS encoding Rne/Rng family ribonuclease, with protein sequence MRQMIVHCEHETIEMALIEDGRLAEFAVERNSEQSVVGSIYKGKVVNVLPGMQAAFVDIGLKKNAFLYVDDVLHPHLEKQPKQKPSISQLLTVGQELIVQVMKEPRGGKGARVTTHFSLPGRCMVYMPTADYVAVSKKIERDAERSRLKGIGEQLRTGEEGIIIRTVSEDEPIDFIRSDLEFLREEWSRITDKARKLQAPALLHRDLGLLQRLIRDSFDPYEDELVIDSLPKAEETISYLKDSVPGIEPKVIHYSESVPLFQAYGIDDQLKTGFARKIALPEGVTIVIDQTEAMTIIDVNTAKYIGGDNLGETILQTNLLAAREIARILRLWDIGGIIIVDFIDMEREEHRHQVAAAMEEAIRKDRSKTFVVGWTKLDLLEMTRKKARESMPLPFAKPCGACGGRGFVLPS encoded by the coding sequence ATGAGGCAAATGATAGTTCATTGTGAACATGAGACCATTGAGATGGCTCTCATCGAGGATGGGAGATTAGCGGAGTTCGCAGTCGAGCGAAATTCCGAGCAGAGCGTCGTCGGAAGCATTTATAAGGGAAAGGTTGTCAATGTGCTGCCCGGGATGCAGGCAGCCTTTGTCGATATCGGGCTGAAGAAGAACGCATTTTTATATGTCGATGATGTGCTTCATCCGCATCTTGAGAAACAGCCGAAGCAGAAACCCTCGATTTCGCAGCTGCTGACCGTCGGCCAAGAGCTGATCGTTCAGGTGATGAAGGAGCCGAGGGGAGGCAAGGGGGCGAGGGTGACAACGCATTTCTCGCTGCCGGGCAGATGCATGGTCTACATGCCGACGGCCGATTATGTCGCCGTCTCGAAGAAGATCGAGCGCGATGCAGAGCGAAGCCGGCTGAAGGGGATTGGAGAGCAGCTGCGAACCGGGGAAGAGGGCATCATTATTCGGACCGTTTCGGAGGATGAGCCCATCGATTTTATCCGCAGTGATCTTGAGTTTTTAAGGGAAGAATGGTCGAGAATAACGGATAAGGCACGGAAGCTTCAAGCTCCCGCTTTGCTGCATCGGGATCTTGGCCTTCTGCAGCGCCTGATCAGGGATTCATTTGACCCTTATGAGGATGAGCTCGTGATTGACAGCCTGCCCAAAGCCGAGGAGACGATTAGCTACCTGAAGGACAGCGTCCCGGGCATCGAGCCCAAGGTTATCCATTATTCGGAGAGCGTCCCGCTCTTCCAGGCTTACGGGATAGATGATCAGCTGAAGACCGGCTTCGCAAGAAAGATTGCGCTGCCGGAAGGGGTTACGATCGTCATTGACCAGACTGAAGCGATGACCATTATTGATGTCAATACCGCCAAATATATCGGCGGGGATAATCTGGGCGAGACGATTCTCCAGACCAACCTGCTGGCCGCTCGCGAGATTGCCCGCATATTGCGGCTGTGGGACATCGGAGGGATCATTATCGTCGACTTCATCGATATGGAGCGCGAGGAGCATCGGCATCAGGTAGCTGCCGCAATGGAGGAGGCGATCCGGAAGGATCGGAGCAAGACATTTGTCGTAGGCTG